In a single window of the Osmerus eperlanus chromosome 2, fOsmEpe2.1, whole genome shotgun sequence genome:
- the LOC134012649 gene encoding methionine-R-sulfoxide reductase B1-A-like isoform X2, with protein MSFCSFFGGEVFKDHFKPGVYVCAKCGYQLFSSMSKYEHSSPWPAFTETVHDDSVSKHEERPGAYKVRCGKCGNGLGHEFVNDGPAKGLSRFUIFSSSLTFIPKDKVDGQ; from the exons ATGTCGTTTTGTTCTTTTTTCGGTGGAGAGGTCTTTAAAGACCACTTTAAACCAG gtgtgtatgtgtgtgccaagTGTGGCTACCAGCTCTTTTCCAGCATGTCTAAGTACGAACACTCGTCCCCTTGGCCAGCATTCACAGAAACTGTTCATGATGACAGTGTGTCTAAGCATGAGGAGAGACCGGGGGCATACAAG GTACGTTGTGGGAAGTGTGGTAACGGACTAGGCCATGAGTTTGTAAACGATGGACCAGCCAAAGGACTCTCTCGCTTTTGAATATTCAGCAGCTCCCTGACGTTCATCCCTAAAG
- the LOC134012649 gene encoding methionine-R-sulfoxide reductase B1-A-like isoform X1, translated as MSFCSFFGGEVFKDHFKPGVYVCAKCGYQLFSSMSKYEHSSPWPAFTETVHDDSVSKHEERPGAYKVRCGKCGNGLGHEFVNDGPAKGLSRFUIFSSSLTFIPKDKVDGQ; from the exons ATGTCGTTTTGTTCTTTTTTCGGTGGAGAGGTCTTTAAAGACCACTTTAAACCAG gtgtgtatgtgtgtgccaagTGTGGCTACCAGCTCTTTTCCAGCATGTCTAAGTACGAACACTCGTCCCCTTGGCCAGCATTCACAGAAACTGTTCATGATGACAGTGTGTCTAAGCATGAGGAGAGACCGGGGGCATACAAG GTACGTTGTGGGAAGTGTGGTAACGGACTAGGCCATGAGTTTGTAAACGATGGACCAGCCAAAGGACTCTCTCGCTTTTGAATATTCAGCAGCTCCCTGACGTTCATCCCTAAAG aTAAGGTGGATGGACAGTAA